GTCGACGTGGATCCACTGGTGGTCGTCGGTGGCGTCGGCGAACGTGTCGATGCGCTGCTGATCGACGGTCAGCCAGTCGCTGACCCCGATCTCGGTGCCGATCGCCGCCCGGAAGGTGTCGAAGTCGGGGAAATCCGTCACAGGTATCGCTCCTTCAGTTCGCGTTTGAGCACCTTGAGGGTGGGGCCCAGGGGCAGTTCGGCCAGGAACTCCACCCGGCGAGGGTACTTGTACCGGGCCACGTGTTCCTTGGCGTAGTCGATGATCTCCGCGGCGGTGACCTCGCCGTCGGGTACCACGACCGCCACCACCTCCTCGCCGTACTTCTCGTCCGGCACACCGATCACGGCGACCTGGGCGACCTTCGGATGCCGCAGCAGCGCGGCCTCCACCTCGGTGGGATACACGTTGAACCCGCCGCGGATGATCATCTCCTTGATCCGGTCGACGATCGTCAGGAAGCCGTCGGCATCCTTCACACCCAGGTCGCCGGTGCGGAACCAGCCGTCCACCACCGCCGCCGCGGTGGCCTCCGGATTACCGATGTACCGCTCGAAGACGCTGTGCCCGCGCACGACCACCTCGCCGACCTCGCCCTGCGGCAGGAAGACGATCTCCTCGCGCACGACCGGATCGGCGATCTCGGCGTTCACACCCCATACCGGCAGGCCGACGGTGTTCGGCTTGATGCCCAGCAGCGGCTGGTTCACGGTCACCGTCGGCGAGGTCTCCGACAGGCCGTAACCCTCCAGCACCGGCGCGCCGTACACGGCCTCGAAGTCCTCCAGCACCGACGGCGGCAGCGAGGCGCCGCCGGAGATGCAGAAACGCAACTGCGGCAACCGATCCGCGGCCCGGCCGACCTTGATCAGCTCGACGTACATGGTCGGCACGCCGTGGAAGATGTTCACCCCCTCGGCCACCATCAGCTCGACGGCCGCCTCGGCGCTGAACCGCGGCAGCAGCACCAGCGGCGCACCGACCCGCCACTGCGAGTTCAGCGATACCGTCTGCCCGAACACGTGGAACAACGGCAGCGCGCCGAGGGCGATATCGCTCGCGGTGACGTGGTTGGCGTCGTAGGTGTTCACCGTGGCGCACATGACCATGTTGAGGTGGGTGAGCTCGGCGCCCTTGGGCCGGCCGGTGGTGCCGCTGGTGTAGAAGATCACCGCCGGATCCAGCGGGCCGCGGGTCACGAAGGTCGGGAT
This DNA window, taken from Nocardia sp. BMG111209, encodes the following:
- a CDS encoding long-chain fatty acid--CoA ligase, which codes for MTATLSVASILAEPAWRVPDKIALVEGAQRITFAEMWRQVREQAAALIERGMRPGDRVALMCPNVADFPRAYYAILAAGGVVVPVHLLLSVDEVEHVLRDSGATLLLAHPMVAPVGEAAAARVGIPSIDPASLVAAEPIPTFVTRGPLDPAVIFYTSGTTGRPKGAELTHLNMVMCATVNTYDANHVTASDIALGALPLFHVFGQTVSLNSQWRVGAPLVLLPRFSAEAAVELMVAEGVNIFHGVPTMYVELIKVGRAADRLPQLRFCISGGASLPPSVLEDFEAVYGAPVLEGYGLSETSPTVTVNQPLLGIKPNTVGLPVWGVNAEIADPVVREEIVFLPQGEVGEVVVRGHSVFERYIGNPEATAAAVVDGWFRTGDLGVKDADGFLTIVDRIKEMIIRGGFNVYPTEVEAALLRHPKVAQVAVIGVPDEKYGEEVVAVVVPDGEVTAAEIIDYAKEHVARYKYPRRVEFLAELPLGPTLKVLKRELKERYL